The sequence AAAAtacatgtactgtaaaataaaccGTATTTAATTTACAACCAATAAAATAATACATGATGCAGGACACTCAGTTATAAGGGAATTAATTGGTTTAACTTCTCAAACAGAAAGACACACATTTCCATTTTCTGTGGATCGCCTATGTTTACATTTTACTGAATGCTagtctgacctttgacctgtagATGGCAATACAGGTCTACTTTTGCTGCAGATCCACTTCTAAAGCTCAAACCTCTCTGGACAAGAAGCCGAAACATTTGTCCCTagtgagagagagtatgtgtgtgtgtgtgtgtgtttgtgtgtgtgtgtgtgtgtggcaaaaaAAGGGAATATTGCACTACACTTTTATGATACAGATACATTTTGCATTCGGTAGCATAGCACAGCTGTAGTTTTTTCAAATGCCAAATgtacatgtagcatgcttctgcctACATATGCTTTTCTGAGTGACTTGTGTTGTGAGAGAACCAGAATTCAAACATAAACTCCTGGATTACATTTTATAATATTGTTAGCTCTTTTTAGTAACATATGGTAGCATACATGTTTCACACGGTGGCAAGTCAAGCTAGTTAGTTACATGtaacaacattacattatatggTCAATGTTTGTGTGTATCCTCTTAGCTTTTACCTTCGACATCAACAAGCGGCGCACGGGCTGGTCCTGCAGACTCCCACGCCCATGGCCCAGGAGAAGGCAGGGGGCCACCTGCTCACTCACGTCCCAGCCATCTCCTTTGAGACCGACTCTACTGTGGAGTGCACCTCCAAGAGGACTCCGGAAGAGAGGGACCGGGTGAAGGTTAAACTGGCCAACATGGCCTTGATGGGAAGGATCAAAAAGTCTTGGCTGTGAAATGCCCATTATGGTTGATTATCGAATTTATCATTTTCCACTTTTGAAACAACAATGGGAAAGACAGGGTTTATAGCAAAGGTTGCTCAGATTGGGCTTTTGGAAAAATTGAGAGAATGAAAGTGCACTCCTGATTCAGAGAGAAAGATCCAGCTTAATCATCCATACCATTGTTTaaattacaatttaaaaaacattcaaaCTGTTCCTGAGTTTcgaaagacagagaaaggaaaaCATCCTTATCTTCAGGCTGTTCACACCTGTTCACACAAGTCCTACTGTCCACAATCTCAGGGTTCTTCAATACAAACACACCTGTTTCAGAAAACCTGATCACTTTCACATTCGAACAATGTTTGTAGGATACTTTTCAATAACTCAATAAATGTAAGTGTTGAAACCATACATAGCTGGTAACTTGAGCTCGACAGAGTACTTGAGCTCGGCAGAGTAGTTTTGACCTGTGTCCAGGTCAGTATTGGAATAGTGACTTGTATTTTGCATCTAGAAGTGTAAGAATTTTAGAAGAATGCTATTTCATCAGTCAAATGTTGCACTGTTTGATAAGACAGGGTAAAGAAAACCTCAATTTTCATGAGTTTAGTTGTGAGTTTGACATTTTACCAAGAAGTCACTATACTATACGTTATCAAACAGGGTTGTGCTGAAAATCAAATGAACCACAGCCAAATTAATTATTTGCAACTAAGCGTAAGATTAAAAAAGACATGTATAACTTACTTTCTTGATAAAATACAttgtaaaatgtaaatatatgtgaTTTCTGAGTATGTAGTGCACATATCTTTTTAAGGCCCAAAGCAGAcgtatctttccgacagataagaactaaaccaggccagaacttgtccgtgtagaccaatttgggtttccaatctctccaaaagaatgtggtgatcgacggaatcaaaagcagcactaaggtctaggagcacgaggacagatgcacagccttttctaacatttttgagaggaatggaagattcgatataggccgatagttttttatattttctgggtcaaggtttggctttttcaagagaggctttattactgccccttttagtgagtttggtacacatccggtggatagagagacgtttattatgttcaacataggagggccaagcacaggaagcagctctttcagtagtttagttggaatagggtccagtatgcagcttgaaggtttaaaggccatgattattttcatcattgtgtcaagagatatagtactaaaacacttgagagtctctcttgatcctaggtcctggcagagttgtgcagactcaggacaagctgagctttgaaggaatacgcagatttaaagaggagtccgtaatttgctttctaataatcttttcctcaaagaagttcatgaatttttcactgctaaagtgaaagccatcctctcttggggaatgctgctttttagttatctttgcgacagtatcaaaaaggaatttcggattgttcttattttcctcaattaagttagaaaaataggataatcgagcagcagtaagggctcttcggtactgcacggtactgtctttccaagctagtcggaagacttccagtttggtgtggcgccatttccgttccaattttctggaagcttgcttcagagcttgggtattttctgtgtaccagggagctagtttcttatgagaaatgtttttagtttttaggggtgcaactgcatctagggtattgcgcaaggttaaattgagttcctcagttaggtggttaactgatttttgtcctctggcgtccttgggtagacagagggaatctggaaggacatcaaagaATCTTTaagttgtctgtgaatttatagcacgactttggatgttccttggttggggtctgagcagattatttgttgcaattgcaaacgtaataaaatggtggtccgatagtccaggattatgaggaaaaacattaagatccacaacatttattccatgggacaaaactaggtccagagtatgactgtgacagtgagtgggtccagagacatgttggacaaaacccactgagtcgatgatggctccgaaagccttttggagtgggtctgtggacttttccatgtgaatattaaagttaccaaagattagaatattatctgctatgactacaaggtccgataggaattcagggaactcaatgaggaacgctgaatatggcccaggaggcctgtaaacagtagctatgaaaagtgattgagtaggctgcatagatttcatgactagaagctcaaaagacaaaaacgtctttttttttgtTGGGTAAATTGAaatgtgctatcgtaaatgttagcaacacctctgcctttgcgggatgcaagggggatatggtcactagtgtagccaggaggtgaggcctcatttaacacagtaaattcatcaggcttaagccatgtttcagtcaggccaatcacatcaagattatgatcagtgattagttcattgactataattgcctttgaagtaagggatctaacattaagtagccctattttgagatatgaggtatcatgatctctttcaataatgacaggaatggaggtggtctttatcctagtgagattgctaaggcgaacaccgccatgtttagttttgccaaacctaggtcgaggcacagacacggtctcaatggtgatagctgagctgactacactgactgtgctagtggcagactccactatgatggcaggctggctaacagcctgctgcctggcctgcaccctatttcattgtagaGCTAGatgagttagagccctgtctatgttggtagataagatgagagcacccctccagctaggatggagtccgtcactcctcagcaggtcaggcttggtcctgtttgtgggtgagtcccagaaagagggccaattatctacaaattctatcttttcggaggggcagaaaacagttttcaaccagcgattgagttgtgagactgctgtagagctcatcactccccctaactgggagggggccagagacaattactcgatgccgacacatctttctagctgatttacacgcagaagctatgttgcgcttggtgatctctgactgtttcatcctaacatcgttggtgccgacgtggataaaaatatctctatactcgactgttttagccagcaccatcttcagattagccttaacgtcggtagacCTGCCCCCTGgaaaacagtgtatgatcgctggatgattcgttttaagtcttaatactgcgggtaatagagtcgccaatgactagagttttcaatttgtcagagctaatggtgggaagcttcagcgtctcagaccccgtaacgggaggagtagagaccagagaagactcggcctctgacttgCTGCTTAAtagggaaaaccggttgaaagtttctgtcggctgaatgagcgacaccggttgagcattcctacagcatttccttccagaaaccgtgagaaagttgtccggctgcggggactgtgccaggggatttatactactatctgtacttactggtggcacagacgctgtttcatcctttcctacactgaaatcaatcttgcctaacgattgcgtctgaagctgggcttgtagcacagctatcctcgccctaaggcgagtacagcgactgcaattagaaggcatcatgttaatgttactacttagcttcggctgttggaggtcctaacgaaccgtgtccagataaagcgtccggagtgaaaaatttgaggggaaaaaaacaaaaatataaacggtaattaaaaagtaaaaaccgtaaagttgtcaggtagcaaaataggttggcaacaaaacgcacagcaactcgtaaacaagtctgcaagttgtgaccggaaattacGTCTGTCGTCTATCCACCGTGAAGAGCACATTCTCGAGCAATAGCACTTCAAAATACAATTGCAGAATATTACTGCCTCACAAGCCCGGGCTTTAGTGGCACTGGAATACGCGCTTGCCTCTGCACTGAAGGAGCCACCGAACGCGTCCGCGTTGCAGCTCTCACTTTCTCccgctacagtatgtcctacaatgACATATTTGGTGGGGATTGGCAGCCAACAATAGGATTGGATTGGGACTAAATGAAAGAATAAAACGATATTGAAATGAATATTATTAACAAATATTTCCCAGAAGATTTTGGGTTCAACCTAAGGCTGACTAGGACAGATCGATCAACTTGATCCGACACAGTAAGTCTACATGTCATACTTAAGTAAACCCACAAGAGAGACAATATTGCAAAGGCAGGACCATGTTCGATGGTAGGCAATCGAAAACGTTTGACGGGGAATTTTCTGTCAATATTAGCTAGTCCTACTGAGTGGGCAAGTAACCTTTCCCTTCCTAAAAATACTATTTGTGATGTCATAAAGGTCTACGTTCCATGACGTAGCATGTAGCCCTAAATTACAGTCCCTGCCTGCAATATTGTCCTCACTCTCGACCTGAACTCAAGTTGAATGTAACCAACACAGACAAGGACATGCTTTTTGAGATATAAAATAGCTTGAATGGATGAAGAAAAGGTAAGCTAAATGACTTCATACAATATTGGGGGAAAGTAAAATAGGGTAAAGCAATCTAAGCGGATATTTCTTGTAAAAAGCTATAACATATTGTAAAGCAAATGTACCATTCTTTATAAAGTCACCAGCTTAGCTCTGATATGGCTGTAGCTCTATTTATGATGTCCTCTGCACAGATCTACTCTGACATTGACATATTATTACTTATTGGAATGTCTGTCCTTCAGGTAGcacagagggaggatggtgatcctcagagggaaggaaaggaagtTGTTGAGGAAGAACCGGTGGCCACGCCCAAAGAGGAGGCCAAGAAGGGAAGGAAGGTAAGGATAGCAGGAGTGACAGAGCACATAATAGGCCTACTGGGTTACACTCTGTACCTGATAGCAGCCATAccatagatatctatatatctttGATAACAACATACGTAGTAGCTGTTTTCAAAACGTGTTTTAAGAGCTGCTTTGACCTGGCCCATAGCCTATTCATAaattgtctcagagtaggagtgcttatctaggatcagttttgcatttGAGATCATAATGAATACAATTATTTGGGCAAGGTTGAGCCCACACCTTATCTGATGTACTTTATGTATACGGGCCCTGGTGTTACATGTCTGCCATCATTTGAGATCTggaatctgttctgttctatcctagGCAAAAAGGAAGAGGAGTGGCAAGAAGTCAAGGAAGCTGGGCACTGACAACGATGCAGGTCAGAGATTTACCTCTGTAGTACTACATTGTTTCTCTATTCTGTCTGTGATGTGCAGGTTGTGCTATCCATTTTCAATgaaactgtagtctactgtaatcAGTAAGAAAGGTCACATAGATAGCTTTATTCAAATAGGCCTATTCTAAAACAATGAAATCAGAGTATTAAGAGATAAAACGTCTGATTTCTCTTTAATTTTGTTTCTACTTCCTCTACGGCAATCACATCTTTAGTCTCCAGGAATAAACACCTGGATAGAGGATCTGTAATTGAGCTCCTGGAGAAGAAAGCTGTTAAGGCTGCATTCGGCCCAGGCAACAAGGATGAGATGGAATACTCCTACCCAATCCTCATCTCATTCCTGCGCAATCTTACTGATGAGTATGTTAAAAGTGTTTCTGTAATGTTCAACATTTATGAAATATTGTGCAGTGGGAACTAAACACTAACTAAAACACTTATTTTAAATGTTCTAGGCAGTGGCAAGTGATCTACAAAGGACTAAAAAACCCTGTAAGTTTCCCTACCTGCCTTTGACCTTTGATGTGTCAATGATCTGTTAAATTCAGAGATTAGCCATCAAGTCATATTCTGTTattcatgttcatttctctgtCAGACTTCATCAAACTTTGAATTCAGTCACAAACAAGAATAACAATGTTGATCAAATGCATTCTGTTCGATCTAGAATACTTTACATCACAGTTCCATTGAAAATACTGTTTTTGTTCTGTTTGTTCAAAACAGATGACGAAGGAACAGCTTGCCAAATTGTGCAAGACAATTGTAACCTTCATCGCACAGACCACCCTGCAGATCCTGCTGCCAGCCCTGGCCCGCGTACTTGGGGTAAAGGACTTTGCTGACGACGACACTGACTCACCCAAGAGGGGTGGTAGTGCAAGATCCTTTGCTGCCTTTGACAAGGAAAGACTGGAGCTCATCCAGGAAGTTAGATATCTGGCGAAGAAAATGTATAAGGGCGGCACAGGGGCTCAACATCTCAGGTCCCTAACACCCTCTTCTAAGAGGTATGTTCCCCTCAAGGTTTTCATGTATGGATTTCACCAAGATCATCTATCCAGTGTTAGCCAATGCAATTTACTCTATCTGATGTAGTACAAAATGTAATGTATCAGCCTTTGAGCATATTCAAATTAATGAGCATGTAAAGCGATCAAAAGGACATGTAGATATTTAGAATACTAAAATTACAACGCTTGACCGATTTGCCAAGTTAAGACAGGAATTATCATGCTTTGCTTGTTCGTTTTAAAGTTCCCAGACCTCAGTGAAAGTCCACCTGGGAATGACAGAGGACAGAATCATCAAAAGTGTCCAGGAGCAACTGTCTGATCATAATATCCTGTCCTCTTGCCCACCTGAGCTGACTGTTGGTCTTATCAAGGTGGTGGTCGAACAGCTTAACTCTGCCCTCTCTGCGACCATCAGCAGAGCCATTTCAGGGCGGTCCTCCCCTATTTCTTCTGGTACCCAGGCCGCTGAACAAATGGTCAACATGGtccagaaatgttttgatgatCACACCACCCCAGAGGACCAGAGCTCTACCTCTGTATTAGAGTCATGCATTCCACCTGCAACAGAAGAAGTGATGACTGTTATCGCAGAGATGGTGGGTGAATTGGAAAAAGAAGATCCGGAATTGGCTAAGGTTTTTCGAGAAGTGGCTGTGAAAGTTAAAATGTTGGCATCTGGCAGTGACCTTGTAGTGGAGCACCTGGATGTTGAAGACTCTCCTGTTCCAGAGGAGCTGAACATAATATGTACATCTTGCAAAGCAATGATGCAAAATCTTGGCACTCTGTTTAGTGTGAAGTTCAAGACCAAAGCCTCAAAGGCTGTGAGTGAAATTCTTGTGAGAAGGTTAATGAGCGATATCTCTGGTATGGTTCAACCTTCTCATTCGTTTAGTACCACTCCAAGCTTGATGAATGCATCTAGCCCATCTGACAGGATCCTTGATTCTGCGGCCATTGAGCTCATACAGATCAAAGTAGAATCTGAGACATCAAAAATAATTGATAACTTTGTTGAAGATGTCAAGGACATTGTGCAGTATGCTGAATTAGATCGGCCAACAAGCACCCAGAGAGATACCCAAGTGGGACACTGTACGACAAAGCGGAAACCCTTCCGTGCAGCTCGTAGACTCTGCGAGAGACTTCAGGCAAAGCTGGAGACATTGTTCCTCAGAATGGGTGGAGCTCCAGTCCAAGGGGAAGAACTTATGGAAAAAGCTGACTCCAGTGCTGTGCTTCTGGAGCATACTGACTCCAGTGATCTGCCTGTTTCAATCCTGAGCTTGCCTTCCCCATGTAGGAGTGAATCCCCTATATCAGAACGTAGTTCATCTTCTTTATCTGATGGATGTGATTCAACTGACTCTGTAGGAGAGAAAACACCAGAGCAACCTGAAACCAGTAAGAGTGAGGCAATACTGCAAGTGGTCAACTCAACAGGGCTTGGTTCTCTCCGTAAATGCCAAAGTGAGAACTCTCAACCattactgtctctctgtgattCCAACATGGTGCCCTGCACCAAAGAGGTCTTGTCCCAGATTGTGACCATGTATAGGTCAGAGGTGGCAGATTTGGAATGCACATCATCTGTTGCAGAGGGTTCCTCTTCCAACTCCCTTGAAGTCTGTGGCTTTTTGGACAGTGTCATGTCTTATCTAGAAGACATGCCTGTGTCTGGTTCTTCATGGTTGGAAGGATTGAGAGATACTCCAGCCTCAGTCATTGAGAAACTCTCCAGTGAGGAGTTCCAGATGAACGCTACCAACGAAGTGCGAAAAATACTGATCAAATCAGTCAGTAGCTTTCCCAGCAAAGTCAGTTCCAGCCAGACAGATTCTCAGATGTTGCCAGCAAAATCAACAATTTCCTTAAGGCATACAGATATAACTGCTTTTGAAATCGTTGGATCAATTACAAATGACATGAAGAGCCTTTTCCCACCCACAGAGTCTTCTACTACTCTATGGCAGGCAGACTCTATGCTTCAACAGAGTGATGAGAAAACCTCAGAGTACACTG is a genomic window of Oncorhynchus kisutch isolate 150728-3 unplaced genomic scaffold, Okis_V2 scaffold1954, whole genome shotgun sequence containing:
- the LOC116368556 gene encoding uncharacterized protein LOC116368556, which encodes MEYSYPILISFLRNLTDEQWQVIYKGLKNPMTKEQLAKLCKTIVTFIAQTTLQILLPALARVLGVKDFADDDTDSPKRGGSARSFAAFDKERLELIQEVRYLAKKMYKGGTGAQHLRSLTPSSKSSQTSVKVHLGMTEDRIIKSVQEQLSDHNILSSCPPELTVGLIKVVVEQLNSALSATISRAISGRSSPISSGTQAAEQMVNMVQKCFDDHTTPEDQSSTSVLESCIPPATEEVMTVIAEMVGELEKEDPELAKVFREVAVKVKMLASGSDLVVEHLDVEDSPVPEELNIICTSCKAMMQNLGTLFSVKFKTKASKAVSEILVRRLMSDISGMVQPSHSFSTTPSLMNASSPSDRILDSAAIELIQIKVESETSKIIDNFVEDVKDIVQYAELDRPTSTQRDTQVGHCTTKRKPFRAARRLCERLQAKLETLFLRMGGAPVQGEELMEKADSSAVLLEHTDSSDLPVSILSLPSPCRSESPISERSSSSLSDGCDSTDSVGEKTPEQPETSKSEAILQVVNSTGLGSLRKCQSENSQPLLSLCDSNMVPCTKEVLSQIVTMYRSEVADLECTSSVAEGSSSNSLEVCGFLDSVMSYLEDMPVSGSSWLEGLRDTPASVIEKLSSEEFQMNATNEVRKILIKSVSSFPSKVSSSQTDSQMLPAKSTISLRHTDITAFEIVGSITNDMKSLFPPTESSTTLWQADSMLQQSDEKTSEYTEATPKGSQSGLEVSEKKIWTTAKTIYHNVKTKMRNYFTWQNQVKATTAHAKKTLSHILVSIQKELSKSDQTVTALSQIENVVGMMLKDVERVSSECGEELIYQAPQRSSSSLSSSSARSKKSEWEFSLPGTPISSDLPECITQPIVRCSVIDMGKSTKPKTLVCDARESMSAIVDTIIKEVHPEEEGEVAFHPDLTAAIARLEELISQGRIGALSRDLTHQVNRIISESNLTPLVLTVAAGKSASDTVLTELKRNDKTVGKPTAYKLVQLFAEESVKRLLLPSLVPSTASMSLAQGVSVPASVSEDRISCSFSTSAFSDTVSLFTKVMVSQVMDSVVSDAQSRGSSPTGTVTDIGSLLSGKSYPLPSFSAISMTTSGTSNAARGFEANIDAEERDTISCFGVPQSIVCDQNSTSPDVASLSTPSTDNLVGDDDFTGLISMLVVRLLSKIQTQTDLYPTDVTRTSQDLIPKVIAAFCAWSGCSETQAYPKNLKSHKVYSTVYKHLLKEFGSEKILQLAVSTQDSTFNRILVKSLSKELLHSCNEASRAASRTSFEATRPEALLMAEDVKATRGKLSFLQRLARLKFDLKPFMMGNKKDSKKNSRHSESKDQTTAEDIILAHPGLPEGLPSTSQQEKPRKRPLLIRMFSTISIGLSKPFKRFSKQA